In Dama dama isolate Ldn47 chromosome X, ASM3311817v1, whole genome shotgun sequence, one genomic interval encodes:
- the CLDN34 gene encoding claudin-34, whose translation MPLLINSANCQMVGFAVATIGWILGTTAMGFVEWRVWYLDNASQFSGLACMGMWRVCVFRHTNITTATSCHSYSYHDTYLPLDIRVSQNLLLMASILGLLGKASVTFALKNVSMRILEKNTTYKAFVISGILNIAAGICISVALIWNYHSVMTEEGIVFPPSFNLPFKPHAQQIGNTVIVACLAAFVLFLSGWFFLSYKLPLDSQVHPEISGNVDSCLH comes from the coding sequence ATGCCCTTGCTCATCAATAGCGCCAATTGCCAAATGGTAGGTTTTGCAGTAGCCACTATTGGATGGATCCTTGGCACCACTGCCATGGGCTTCGTGGAGTGGCGAGTATGGTATCTGGACAACGCCTCACAGTTCTCTGGTCTGGCCTGCATGGGAATGTGGAGAGTCTGTGTCTTCCGTCATACCAACATCACCACAGCAACCTCATGTCACAGTTACAGCTACCATGATACTTACCTACCTCTTGATATCCGTGTTTCTCAAAACCTCTTACTGATGGCCAGCATTCTAGGACTCTTGGGGAAAGCCTCTGTTACTTTTGCACTTAAAAATGTGTCCATGAGAATTCTTGAGAAGAATACTACCTACAAAGCATTTGTCATTTCAGGAATTCTCAACATAGCTGCTGGTATCTGTATCTCAGTTGCTCTCATCTGGAATTACCACTCTGTGATGACTGAAGAGGGTATTGTCTTCCCACCATCTTTCAATTTACCCTTCAAGCCACATGCTCAGCAAATTGGCAACACTGTTATAGTGGCATGTCTAGCTGCCTTTGTGCTGTTCTTAAGTGGGtggttttttctctcttacaaatTACCCCTGGATAGCCAAGTGCATCCTGAAATATCAGGAAATGTAGATTCCTGTTTGCATTGA